The following proteins are encoded in a genomic region of Amyelois transitella isolate CPQ chromosome 14, ilAmyTran1.1, whole genome shotgun sequence:
- the LOC106132342 gene encoding cytochrome P450 4V2, which produces MVLEVLVIFVVTWAVLTYLQSGMKKENEPPPVRFELPIIRHTHRILKARDGRDWWNLWLETADDCWEKGGVLSINTIFPQFTHIVIGNPDDLLIVANSTMKHYFYKAFHQHFGRHGLVVATGNVWKNHRKQINLAFTPKFLNTVLIDLFNGCGRSLCSTWASKVGKPFEHMQTISEAALEAVLGDIGKECNVSIKDYVEAVACLDRSLALRLGNLFLHLDLIYFLTKDGREHIAKADYVSKEGRKLIEATRKKMRTNPDGTKEIPEIKTIVDFLVFMTDFNDEDLLDEVNTFLAGGHNTTASSLTSFFVILGSYPEVQEKLYKELVSVYGTSDRDVTKEDFASLPYLEAVIKEAMRLYPAVPIVMRYSKKKLALTNYTIPGNRFYLMNIYASNRHPVWGPDRMEFKPERWLDRDKLPPQHAFASFSLGKRSCIGKRYAMYAMKTIVTHILRRYKVIADINKFEVELAFLMKPISGGVITLEERNPDLATNEQKE; this is translated from the exons ATGGTTTTAGAAGTGTTGGTCATATTCGTCGTCACCTGGGCCGTTTTAACGTACTTGCAAAGCGGCATGAAGAAAGAGAATGAGCCACCTCCAGTCAGATTTGAATTGCCTATAATACGCCACACACATAGAATATTGAAGGCAAGAGATGGTCGAG ATTGGTGGAATTTGTGGTTAGAAACAGCTGATGATTGTTGGGAAAAAGGAGGAGTACTAtcaattaatacaatttttccACAATTTACACATATTG TGATCGGTAATCCAGACGACTTGCTAATTGTAGCCAATAGCACGATGAAGCACTATTTCTACAAGGCTTTTCATCAACATTTTGGTAGACATGGATTAGTTGTAGCTACAG GGAATGTATGGAAAAACCACAGGAAACAAATTAATCTAGCGTTCACGCCGAAATTCTTGAACACTGTGTTGATTGATCTGTTCAATGGATGTGGGAGATCGCTGTGTAGCACCTGGGCGTCGAAGGTGGGCAAACCGTTTGAACACATGCAGACGATAAGCGAAGCCGCCCTAGAAGCTGTATTgg gagATATAGGTAAAGAATGCAACGTCTCAATAAAGGACTACGTGGAAGCAGTCGCTTGTTTGGACCGCTCGTTGGCCCTAAGATtaggaaatttatttttacatctcGACCTCATATATTTCCTGACCAAAGATGGCCGAGAGCATATTGCAAAGGCTGACTATGTCAGTAAGGAGGGCAGGAAA TTAATTGAAGCCACCAGAAAGAAGATGCGAACGAACCCTGACGGCACTAAAGAAATACCAG aAATCAAAACAATAGTTGACTTTTTGGTATTTATGACTGATTTCAACGACGAAGACTTACTGGATGAAGTCAATACGTTTCTGGCGGGGGGGCACAACACCACCGCATCCAGCCTGACGTCATTCTTTGTAATCTTGGGCTCTTATCCTGAGGTGCAAGAAAAGCTTTATAAAGA ATTAGTATCAGTCTACGGAACCTCAGATAGAGATGTGACTAAAGAGGACTTTGCATCATTGCCATATTTAGAAGCTGTTATTAAGGAGGCCATGCGTTTGTACCCGGCCGTACCCATCGTAATGAGATACTCTAAAAAGAAACTGGCACTGA CGAATTACACAATCCCAGGGAACAGGTTCTACTTGATGAACATCTACGCATCCAACCGGCACCCAGTATGGGGACCAGATAGGATGGAGTTCAAACCGGAGCGCTGGCTGGACCGGGATAAGCTGCCGCCGCAACACGCCTTCGCTTCCTTTAGTTTGGGGAAAAGAAGTTGCATAG GTAAAAGGTACGCGATGTATGCAATGAAGACTATCGTCACTCACATCTTGAGGCGATACAAGGTGATTGCGGACATCAACAAGTTCGAAGTGGAGTTGGCTTTCCTGATGAAACCGATCTCCGGAGGTGTGATCACACTCGAAGAAAGAAATCCAGACTTAGCGACGAACGAACAAAAGGAATAG
- the LOC106132438 gene encoding rab3 GTPase-activating protein non-catalytic subunit, which produces MSCEIEQFADCGDILSIGRALFVPEKEDTNWLTQCPMSLSSCGNLLAVGYKNRLCLLTSQWISSTDSNTYIISWSGTLPAEISVILALPICPTKHSSQNVPDWFCIIVGFKNGSIGFYTNTGHLLLLEKLEDKPVMKITCHTGTYGTLSDDVIILFPNSECIVSGPSLFQTLKNAKAQLARVQAGVLDEYSVDSRNINIRRWTFTADQDTLNDAEMVGIELKNTYDHLLAASTYGGYDTWYRSVPAINYLILGAGVKPYVGFHNALEGGTTPPLQDVARAVAHKIKSALPGWLGGSNTETAPTNTEPLIRSESLYMRYGLYDSQRQGTSVVVSPDRRLAAITDNFGRIAVLDVKKGYLIRLFKGYRDAQCGFVQLFDVENNKPQVCVAMDIKRAIFLIIYNPKKGLIDIRLMQSGTRVGVFTATKNGKLLYNTCGFVGTEKKFTHKKVNLPEFQCVLIDPDGKLKQFNIPFFYALEGENSQRSKDLHLLRELKEHIKKGPENTEEYLKEIIERATELQTLELKKYCIDLLLRKYNIPPKVIMSCLDVYWNSVSEDSDTEAQDIKNYFNNVALITLFYRRINNEDHGDVQEFIDKITDKHHDELAADLSDEKDETPEFHLLDDDNCVLEKMLNMAQENYYKEHQHAKVKFAEQNDSDFKELVSCFVLDGKSHLISLKANITDDKLNSLASSIFKKIFAVNDLKLLTQFVKESNIDPKDVVKLIIIHIMNMPLDQIQMEMIEKLIAVIYYLCRVSEDAVNVSYNEISPWWDEIRDMLVDMPCPLRTMIVAMVCKAVDRLFEMNSSEDEAWESVTKENAKWGLLIGKLEDISILSIVLMYKDDFKGNALPKLTFDEFNINLKFIYNRGKGSITELIAKWLCSMGVSPEAVIANELMEQFLDIDESTLDDSDEYEYSYLYWLNNRVYVDDNPVIFKWLSLLRRQFPLSTLATYIIANMCWEYAKAWQNNMQKTMELKAITSCITKIRDVHIKLGLYTIIWSTYIKNIFEATCKLVNKVGRLPKDPLCQQDLGFDSTTMLSFLEFTTDYLERFFILRTEPINQEKSEIRYEKIWHESMPSLVEVAQETKLVNVDILNLNIQVSCSTYYHCHFNFKFSKPLDILYDVDYQYIFDALTGNVVLRDISLKPSDKLRVPRKKFLTKLIRSAIDTITVVDSEARYKEYKNRECMEWAQKINRLAKLWYIGTAFVKRQEAIGLYHLGYDTLAEKAVMNVAEPEEVQPALLAISIQRMKRSLECASNPREWIVNLTPNLYRRVRDTELDTSIPAHPSLETTVSVLDRLLYKISERPEECQDIQNNKLTELIIENCEVLYKKKLSI; this is translated from the exons atgtcgTGCGAAATAGAACAATTCGCTGATTGTGGTGATATTTTAAGTATCGGACGTGCGCTCTTTGTTCCTGAAAAAGAAG atACAAATTGGTTAACCCAATGTCCCATGTCGTTATCATCCTGCGGAAACTTACTAGCTGTCGGGTATAAAAATCGCTTATGCTTGCTAACATCACAGTGGATTAGTTCGACAGACAGCAACACATATATAATATCGTGGAGTGGCACACTTCCTGCTGAGATATCAGTTATACTAGCCTTACCTATTTGCCCAACTAAACACTCTTCACag aatGTACCAGATTGGTTTTGTATCATTGTTGGATTTAAAAATGGAAGTATTGGATTTTACACCAACACTGGCCACTTGTTACTACTTGAGAAGCTGGAAGACAAACCAGTCATGAAGATTACATGTCACACAGGCACATACGGAACTTTAAGTGATGATGTTATCATTCTGTTTCCTAATTCAGAGTGCATTGTCTCTGGACCCAGCTTATTTCAAACTCTCAAAAATGCAAAAGCCCAATTAGCCCGAG TTCAAGCAGGTGTTCTGGATGAATATTCAGTCGACAGTCGTAACATCAACATCAGGAGGTGGACATTTACAGCTGATCAAGATACACTGAATGATGCTGAGATGGTGGGGATAGAGCTTAAGAACACATATGACCACCTATTAGCTGCATCTACATATGGTGGATATGACACATG gTATCGCTCCGTACCAGCTATAAATTATCTAATATTGGGAGCGGGGGTGAAGCCTTACGTCGGCTTCCACAACGCGCTTGAAGGCGGAACCACGCCGCCGCTTCAGGACGTGGCAAGAGCTGTggcacacaaaataaaatccgCTTTGCC AGGCTGGCTTGGAGGCAGTAACACAGAGACTGCCCCCACCAACACTGAACCTCTAATCCGATCAGAGAGTTTGTACATGCGTTATGGTTTATACGATAGCCAGAGACAGGGCACATCAGTCGTAGTCTCTCCAGACAGGAGGCTTGCAGCCATCACCGATAATTTTGGACGCATCGCCGTGCTTGATGTTAAGAAAGGTTATTTGATTCGCTTGTTTAAAGGATATAGAGATGCTCAATGTGGTTTTGTACAG ctatttgacgtAGAAAACAATAAACCTCAAGTATGTGTAGCTATGGATATCAAAAGAGCTATATTTCTTATTATCTATAATCCCAAGAAAGGTTTAATAGATATTAGACTAATGCAGAGCGGTACTCGTGTGGGAGTTTTCACAGCAACGAAAAATGGAAAGCTACTTTACAATACCTGTGGCTTTGTTGggactgaaaaaaaatttactcataaGAAAGTAAATTTACCCGAATTCCAATGCGTGCTCATTGATCCGGACGGCAAACTAAAGCAGTTTaatattccatttttttaCGCTTTGGAAGGTGAAAATTCTCAAAGATCTAAGGATTTACACCTGTTGCGAGAATTAAaagaacatattaaaaaaggaCCCGAAAACACAGAAGAATATCTCAAGGAAATTATTGAAAGGGCTACAGAACTGCAAactttagaattaaaaaaatactgcatTGATTTGCTGCTAAGAAAGTACAATATTCCACCAAAAGTTATCATGTCTTGCTTGGATGTTTATTGGAATTCAGTTTCTGAAGATTCTGATACTGAAGCGCAAGATATCAAAAACTATTTCAATAACGTTGCGTTAATAACACTTTTCTACCGACGTATAAATAATGAAGATCATGGCGATGTTCAAgagtttattgataaaatcacTGATAAACACCATGATGAACTTGCTGCTGATTTGAGCGATGAAAAAGATGAAACCCCAGAATTTCATCTTTTGGACGATGATAATTGCGTTTTAgagaaaatgttaaatatggcgcaagaaaattattacaaagagCATCAACACGCTAAAGTTAAGTTCGCTGAACAGAATGACAGTGATTTTAAAGAACTTGtatcttgttttgttttagatGGTAAATCTCATTTGATCTCCTTAAAGGCTAATATTACAGATGATAAACTCAACAGTTTGGCATCAagcattttcaaaaaaatatttgctgtGAATGATTTGAAATTGTTAACCCAATTTGTAAAAGAGAGTAACATTGATCCGAAAGATGTCgtaaagttaataattatacatataatgaataTGCCATTGGATCAAATACAAATGGAAATGATCGAGAAACTAATTgcagttatttattatctttgtcGAGTATCAGAAGATGCTGTAAATGTGTCATATAATGAAATTTCTCCATGGTGGGATGAAATTCGCGATATGTTGGTAGATATGCCTTGCCCTTTGAGAACTATGATCGTTGCGATGGTATGTAAAGCAGTAGACAGATTGTTTGAAATGAATTCCTCTGAAGATGAGGCTTGGGAGTCTGTCACTAAGGAAAATGCCAAATGGGGACTATTAATCGGAAAACTTGAAGATATATCAATTCTGAGTATTGTCCTAATGTATAAAGATGATTTCAAAGGCAATGCTTTACCAAAACTGACATTTgatgaatttaatataaatttaaagttcATTTATAACAGAGGCAAAGGATCTATTACAGAATTAATAGCGAAATGGCTTTGTAGCATGGGAGTATCGCCTGAAGCGGTGATAGCTAATGAATTGATGGAACAATTCTTGGATATCGACGAGTCTACATTAGATGATTCAGACGAATACgaatattcttatttgtattggtTAAACAATCGAGTATATGTTGATGATAATCCGGTTATATTTAAATGGCTGTCACTACTTCGTCGGCAATTCCCGTTGAGTACTTTGGCGACTTATATAATTGCTAATATGTGTTGGGAGTATGCTAAGGCGTGGCAAAATAATATGCAGAAAACAATGGAGCTAAAGGCTATTACTTCATGTATTACTAAGATAAGAGACGTTCACATAAAGCTAGGCCTATATACAATAATATGGTCtacgtatataaaaaacatattcgaGGCGACTTGCAAGTTGGTGAATAAAGTAGGGAGATTGCCCAAAGATCCTCTTTGCCAACAAGATTTAGGTTTCGACAGCACCACCATGTTGAGTTTCCTCGAGTTTACAACAGATTATTTAGAGCGCTTTTTTATCCTAAGGACAGAACCTATTAACCAAGAGAAAAGTGAAATACGGTACGAAAAAATATGGCATGAAAGCATGCCATCTTTAGTGGAAGTCGCGCAAGAGACAAAACTCGTCAACgttgacattttaaatttaaacattcaaGTATCGTGTTCTACTTACTATCATTGCCACTTCAACTTCAAATTTTCAAAGCCTCTTGACATCCTTTACGATGTAGACTACCAATACATCTTCGATGCGCTCACGGGCAACGTTGTGTTAAGAGACATAAGCCTAAAACCGTCGGATAAATTGAGGGTTCCAAGAAAGAAGTTTCTTACCAAGCTCATCCGATCAGCCATAGACACTATTACTGTGGTGGACTCAGAAGCTAGATACaaagaatacaaaaatagAGAATGCATGGAGTGGGCTCAAAAGATCAATCGGTTAGCTAAATTATGGTACATCGGTACTGCATTTGTCAAACGACAAGAG GCCATTGGACTATATCACTTGGGCTACGACACATTAGCAGAAAAG